The following proteins are encoded in a genomic region of Cryptomeria japonica chromosome 11, Sugi_1.0, whole genome shotgun sequence:
- the LOC131069047 gene encoding auxin-responsive protein SAUR71, which yields MPNLKKQKNSFKNLLKKVMEFGVNLKSLNAPYTAMNRDSEEKLERKGNSSRWRNARVPHGCLAVYVGQERQRFVIQTGDLSHPVFLMLLEKAKDEYGFNQREGLVVPCDVETFENAMFVIDSSKSASGQFDLERLLNKLVLTATPANT from the coding sequence ATGCCGAACCTCAAGAAGCAGaagaattctttcaagaatttgcTGAAAAAGGTTATGGAATTCGGTGTCAATTTGAAGAGCTTGAATGCTCCTTACACGGCAATGAATAGGGATTCTGAGGAGAAATTGGAAAGGAAGGGGAATAGCAGCCGTTGGAGAAACGCTAGGGTTCCTCATGGATGTTTGGCTGTCTATGTCGGCCAAGAAAGGCAAAGATTTGTGATTCAGACGGGGGATTTATCGCATCCTGTATTTCTGATGCTGCTGGAGAAAGCAAAGGACGAATATGGCTTCAACCAGAGGGAGGGTTTGGTGGTTCCCTGCGATGTGGAGACCTTTGAAAATGCTATGTTTGTTATTGACAGCAGTAAATCGGCTTCTGGACAGTTTGATCTGGAGCGCTTGCTGAACAAACTCGTGCTCACTGCAACCCCTGCCAACACATGA